The Cryomorphaceae bacterium genome window below encodes:
- a CDS encoding RidA family protein, translated as MTMSNERINTSKAPKPVGLYPHARKAGNLLFLSGVGPRSAGSDANDSGVPGLELDHNGNFKSFDFEAQVHSVFYNVREILEASGSSWNDLVDVTVFLVNMKRDFHTFNRIYAEYFKDNQPCRTTVEINSLPTPIAIELKCIAVLNNAS; from the coding sequence ATCACCATGAGCAACGAGCGCATCAACACCAGCAAAGCCCCCAAACCTGTAGGTCTGTACCCGCACGCCCGCAAGGCAGGTAACCTGTTGTTTTTGTCGGGAGTAGGGCCGCGAAGTGCAGGCTCCGATGCCAACGACTCAGGTGTGCCCGGGCTTGAACTGGACCACAACGGAAACTTCAAGTCTTTTGATTTTGAAGCCCAGGTGCATTCGGTGTTCTATAACGTGCGCGAAATTCTCGAAGCATCGGGCTCGTCGTGGAACGACCTGGTGGATGTAACCGTCTTTCTGGTGAACATGAAGCGTGATTTCCACACCTTTAACCGCATCTACGCTGAGTACTTCAAAGACAATCAGCCTTGCAGAACCACTGTGGAAATCAACAGCCTGCCCACACCCATTGCCATTGAACTCAAATGCATTGCGGTGCTCAACAACGCTTCCTGA
- a CDS encoding isoleucine--tRNA ligase, whose amino-acid sequence MSSKYPEYKGLDLSAVASDIQKVWEQEQTFQQSISSRDESKPFVFYEGPPSANGMPGIHHVMARTIKDLFCRYKTLKGYRVNRKAGWDTHGLPIELGVEKELGITKEDIGKKISVEDYNKACKEAVMRYTDVWNDLTVKMGYWVDMDDPYVTYENKYIESVWWLLKRLYDKNLLYKGYTIQPYSPKAGTGLSTHELNQPGCYRDVKDTSAVAQFAMRPTNHPLEAELVKAGHADVSFLAWTTTPWTLPSNTALAVGPNIEYVQVLSFNQYTHQPINVVLAKSLLEYQFSGKYTAVQNREELTYSEGDKLIPYLVVNSFTGKELAGIRYHQLLPFALPMDNADEAFRVIPGDFVTTEDGTGIVHIAPTFGADDMKVAREAGVPPMLVPDENGNPTPLVDLQGRFVPQMGELAGKYVKNEYYADGEAPDKSVDVEISVRLKTENKAFKVEKYEHSYPHCWRTDKPILYYPLDSWFVRTTEKKDRLIELNKTINWKPKSTGEGRFGNWLENLNDWNLSRSRYWGIPIPIWRTEDGSESRCIGSVEELKHACDEAVQKGVMESNPLADFTPGDFSKDNYESFDLHKNYMDKVVLASSKGEPMRREADLIDVWFDSGSMPYAQWHYPFENKEKVDNGDLFPADFIAEGVDQTRGWFFTLHAIGTLCFDSVAYKNVVSNGLVLDKNGQKMSKRLGNAIDPFSTLDNYGADAVRWYMVTNAQPWDNLKFDLDGITEVQRKFFGTLYNTYGFFALYANVDGFRHEEKSVPLNERPEIDRWIISQLNSLVQAVDAAYNDYEPTRAGRLIQEFVTDHLSNWYVRLCRRRFWKGDYSSDKIAAYQTLYECLEKVAILMAPIAPFYSDRLYRDLNNTTGRLEAQSVHLALFPESETSSIDTELEARMQLAQRVSSLVLSLRKKEQIKVRQPLARVLIPATQTAMVQRLEQVKDLILAEVNVKSMELLTEDQGMLVKTIKPNFKLLGKRFGPLMKAVAAGVNALDQEAIRAAEANGKLMIEVEGQTHELNLEEVEISTRDIPGWLVASDAGLTVALDITITESLQHEGIARELVNRIQNLRKESGLEVTDRIALQVEMRETLASAIQDNLEYICAETLADSLELVENVNDTNVSEVEFEEGLTARIALLKLPN is encoded by the coding sequence ATGAGCAGCAAATACCCCGAATACAAAGGTTTAGACCTTTCCGCCGTCGCTTCCGACATTCAGAAAGTTTGGGAGCAGGAACAAACCTTTCAGCAGAGCATTAGCTCACGCGATGAAAGCAAACCCTTTGTGTTTTACGAAGGACCCCCTTCCGCCAACGGGATGCCGGGTATTCACCACGTGATGGCCCGTACCATTAAAGACCTTTTTTGCCGTTACAAAACACTCAAAGGCTACCGCGTAAACCGCAAAGCAGGCTGGGACACCCACGGCCTGCCCATAGAGCTGGGCGTAGAAAAAGAGCTCGGCATCACCAAAGAAGATATCGGCAAGAAAATCAGTGTAGAGGATTACAACAAGGCATGTAAAGAAGCCGTGATGCGCTACACCGATGTGTGGAACGACCTTACCGTGAAAATGGGCTACTGGGTAGATATGGATGACCCGTACGTGACTTACGAAAACAAGTACATCGAATCGGTTTGGTGGCTGTTGAAGCGCCTCTACGACAAGAATCTGCTCTACAAAGGCTACACCATTCAGCCCTATTCGCCCAAAGCCGGTACCGGCCTCAGTACGCACGAACTGAACCAGCCCGGCTGCTACCGCGATGTGAAAGACACCTCGGCCGTCGCACAATTCGCCATGCGCCCCACCAACCACCCGCTTGAGGCTGAGCTAGTCAAAGCCGGCCATGCTGATGTGTCGTTCCTCGCCTGGACCACCACGCCCTGGACACTTCCTTCCAACACAGCCCTCGCCGTCGGTCCCAATATTGAGTATGTGCAAGTACTCAGTTTCAACCAGTACACCCACCAACCCATCAACGTGGTGTTGGCCAAATCACTGCTCGAATATCAGTTTAGCGGTAAATATACCGCCGTGCAAAACCGCGAAGAACTGACCTACTCCGAGGGCGACAAACTAATCCCATACCTCGTGGTGAACAGCTTCACCGGAAAAGAACTTGCGGGAATTCGCTATCACCAATTGCTTCCCTTTGCCTTGCCCATGGACAACGCAGATGAGGCCTTTCGCGTGATTCCCGGAGATTTTGTAACCACCGAAGACGGTACCGGCATTGTGCACATTGCACCCACCTTCGGTGCCGACGACATGAAAGTGGCCCGCGAAGCAGGTGTGCCGCCTATGCTTGTGCCCGACGAAAACGGCAACCCCACGCCGTTGGTAGATTTGCAGGGCAGGTTTGTTCCTCAAATGGGCGAGCTTGCCGGCAAGTACGTGAAGAACGAATACTACGCTGACGGCGAAGCCCCCGACAAATCGGTGGATGTGGAAATCAGCGTGAGACTGAAAACCGAAAACAAGGCCTTTAAAGTGGAGAAGTACGAACACAGCTACCCTCACTGCTGGCGTACCGACAAGCCTATTCTATACTATCCGCTCGACAGTTGGTTTGTGCGCACTACCGAGAAAAAAGACCGGCTGATTGAACTGAACAAAACCATCAACTGGAAGCCCAAATCTACCGGCGAAGGTCGCTTTGGCAACTGGCTCGAAAACCTCAACGACTGGAATCTGAGTCGGTCGCGGTACTGGGGCATCCCTATTCCCATTTGGCGCACCGAAGACGGCAGCGAAAGCCGTTGCATCGGCTCAGTGGAAGAACTCAAACACGCCTGCGACGAGGCCGTTCAAAAGGGTGTAATGGAAAGCAATCCGCTGGCTGATTTCACCCCCGGCGACTTCTCCAAAGACAACTACGAAAGCTTTGACCTGCACAAAAACTACATGGACAAGGTAGTGCTGGCTTCTTCGAAAGGCGAGCCTATGCGACGCGAAGCCGACCTTATTGACGTGTGGTTCGACTCAGGCTCTATGCCCTACGCCCAATGGCACTATCCTTTTGAAAACAAAGAGAAGGTGGACAACGGCGACCTCTTTCCCGCCGATTTTATTGCTGAGGGCGTGGACCAGACCCGCGGCTGGTTTTTTACGCTGCACGCCATCGGTACACTTTGCTTCGATTCCGTTGCCTACAAAAACGTGGTGTCGAATGGCCTGGTGCTCGATAAAAACGGGCAGAAAATGTCAAAACGCCTCGGCAACGCCATCGACCCTTTTTCAACCCTTGATAACTATGGCGCGGATGCCGTGCGCTGGTACATGGTGACCAACGCACAGCCCTGGGACAACCTGAAATTTGATCTGGACGGAATCACCGAGGTGCAGCGAAAGTTCTTCGGAACATTGTACAACACCTATGGCTTTTTTGCACTGTACGCCAATGTAGATGGCTTCCGTCATGAAGAAAAGTCGGTGCCACTCAACGAGCGGCCCGAGATTGACCGCTGGATTATTTCTCAGTTAAATTCTCTGGTGCAAGCTGTTGACGCAGCCTATAACGATTACGAGCCCACCCGCGCAGGCCGACTCATTCAGGAGTTTGTAACCGATCACCTCAGCAACTGGTACGTTCGTTTGTGCCGTCGCCGATTCTGGAAAGGCGATTACAGCTCCGATAAAATTGCCGCTTACCAAACCCTGTACGAATGCCTCGAAAAGGTGGCCATTTTGATGGCACCCATTGCGCCTTTTTACAGCGACCGACTTTACCGCGATCTAAACAACACCACGGGCCGGCTTGAAGCACAAAGCGTGCATCTGGCGCTTTTTCCGGAAAGCGAAACCAGCAGCATAGACACCGAACTCGAAGCCCGCATGCAACTCGCGCAGCGCGTTTCATCGTTGGTGCTCAGTTTGCGGAAAAAAGAGCAAATCAAGGTGCGACAGCCGCTGGCCCGCGTGCTGATTCCGGCCACGCAAACCGCCATGGTTCAGCGCTTAGAGCAGGTGAAAGATTTGATTCTGGCCGAAGTAAATGTAAAATCCATGGAGCTTCTCACCGAAGACCAGGGCATGCTTGTGAAAACCATCAAGCCCAATTTTAAACTGCTCGGCAAACGTTTTGGCCCGCTCATGAAAGCTGTTGCTGCGGGGGTCAATGCCCTCGATCAGGAAGCGATTCGCGCAGCCGAAGCCAACGGCAAGCTCATGATAGAGGTTGAAGGACAAACGCATGAGCTGAATCTTGAGGAAGTGGAAATCAGCACCCGCGACATACCCGGATGGCTTGTAGCCAGCGATGCGGGGCTCACCGTGGCGCTGGACATCACCATCACTGAGTCCCTTCAGCATGAAGGCATTGCCCGCGAATTGGTGAACCGCATCCAGAACCTCCGCAAGGAAAGTGGACTGGAAGTTACCGACCGTATAGCTCTGCAGGTAGAAATGCGCGAAACACTTGCTTCGGCTATTCAGGATAATTTGGAGTATATTTGCGCGGAAACTTTGGCCGATTCTTTGGAATTGGTTGAAAATGTGAACGATACAAATGTTTCGGAAGTTGAGTTCGAAGAAGGTCTTACAGCCCGGATTGCACTGCTGAAACTGCCTAACTAA
- a CDS encoding TraR/DksA family transcriptional regulator, protein MTDKTRFSDEELQEFKELIEKKLTDAREDLVLLRKSLSHEDDNSTDDTHATFKMMEDGSETLSREETAQLAARQEKFIKHLEDALMRIQNKTYGICRVTGKLIRKERLRLVPHATLSIEAKNAQNN, encoded by the coding sequence ATGACTGACAAAACCCGCTTTTCCGACGAGGAACTACAAGAGTTCAAAGAGCTGATTGAAAAGAAATTGACAGACGCACGCGAAGATCTCGTGTTGCTTCGCAAGTCCTTGTCTCACGAAGACGATAACAGCACCGACGATACCCACGCCACCTTCAAGATGATGGAGGACGGCTCAGAAACCCTTTCTCGCGAGGAAACGGCCCAGCTCGCAGCTCGACAGGAAAAATTCATCAAGCATCTGGAAGACGCTCTGATGCGTATCCAAAACAAAACCTACGGTATTTGTCGGGTAACGGGCAAGCTAATTCGCAAAGAGCGACTGCGTTTGGTGCCCCACGCTACCTTGAGCATCGAGGCCAAAAACGCTCAGAACAACTAA
- a CDS encoding lipoprotein signal peptidase produces the protein MKKALITVAAVLILDQASKFWVKTNMYLDQSIPVFGNWFYIHFIENPGMAFGMELWGDYGKLLLTLFRLAAAGGFTWYLLKLIREEAHPGLIISISLVLAGAVGNIIDSVFYGVIFSESPYYSTDVAVFLPPEGGYGKLLHGNVVDMLYFPIIDGYWPEWIPFIGGDRFQFFRPVFNIADAAISVGLAIIIIWQKKFFKKEEEQASPAADTPQEN, from the coding sequence CTGAAAAAGGCACTGATCACCGTTGCTGCGGTTCTCATTCTGGATCAGGCCAGCAAGTTCTGGGTGAAAACCAATATGTACCTGGATCAATCCATCCCGGTATTTGGCAATTGGTTCTACATCCATTTCATCGAAAACCCCGGCATGGCCTTCGGGATGGAGCTTTGGGGCGACTATGGCAAGTTGCTGCTCACACTTTTCCGCCTTGCTGCCGCCGGAGGCTTTACGTGGTATCTGCTCAAGCTGATTCGTGAAGAAGCGCATCCCGGCCTGATTATCAGCATTTCGCTGGTACTTGCAGGCGCTGTGGGCAACATTATTGACAGTGTATTTTATGGGGTGATTTTCAGCGAAAGCCCTTATTACAGCACCGATGTGGCCGTTTTTCTTCCGCCAGAAGGTGGATACGGAAAACTCCTTCACGGCAATGTGGTGGACATGCTCTACTTTCCCATCATTGACGGCTACTGGCCCGAGTGGATTCCCTTTATCGGGGGAGATCGCTTTCAGTTTTTCCGGCCGGTATTCAACATAGCCGATGCCGCCATCAGCGTAGGACTGGCCATCATCATCATCTGGCAGAAAAAGTTCTTTAAAAAAGAGGAAGAACAAGCAAGTCCGGCTGCTGATACGCCCCAAGAAAACTGA
- a CDS encoding twin-arginine translocase TatA/TatE family subunit, whose product MTTILSTILMGAPGPWQIALIVIALLLLFGGRKIPELMRGLGRGIKEFKDATKEEGDEEKEKLDK is encoded by the coding sequence ATGACGACAATCCTCTCTACCATCCTGATGGGTGCTCCGGGTCCCTGGCAAATTGCGCTGATTGTAATTGCGCTGCTCTTGCTTTTCGGAGGAAGGAAAATTCCGGAATTGATGCGCGGTTTGGGCCGTGGTATCAAGGAATTTAAAGACGCCACCAAGGAAGAAGGCGACGAAGAAAAGGAGAAACTGGACAAGTAA
- the gatA gene encoding Asp-tRNA(Asn)/Glu-tRNA(Gln) amidotransferase subunit GatA, with product MSFAAPRSLSQVQEAFRNGEYTLSGLVDFYLNRISESDINAFVEVYADEALAKAHEVEARMRDGKAGRLAGIVMGVKDNISHKDHGVTAASKILEGFTAVYSATVIERLEAEDAIIIGRLNCDEFAMGSSNEKSVYGPTLNPVDKQRVPGGSSGASAAAVAADLCLASLGSDTGGSIRQPAAYCGVVGLKPTYGRISRHGLLAYASSFDQIGPLTHSVEDAALLLEIMAGKDEYDSTASPEPVASYSQNLNYNGKARIGYLKECVDSEGLDPEIREAFNQLKSKLEAAGHTVEPVSFPYLDYLIPAYYVLTTAEASSNLARYDGIHYGYRSPEAAGIDGTYFKSRSEGFGEEVKRRIMLGTFVLSSGYYDAYYAKGQKVRRVIREATNKLLSDHDFLLLPTTPTPAFRFGENNDNPVSMYLQDIFTVQANLAGVPAISLPLAQTGNGLPIGFQLMAPHFKEENMLAFAAHMSEICKG from the coding sequence ATGTCGTTTGCTGCACCCCGCTCGCTATCTCAGGTACAGGAAGCATTCCGCAACGGAGAGTACACACTCTCCGGGCTGGTTGACTTTTACCTGAACCGCATTTCTGAAAGTGACATCAACGCATTTGTGGAGGTGTACGCCGACGAAGCCCTTGCGAAAGCCCACGAGGTGGAAGCCCGCATGCGCGATGGCAAAGCCGGACGATTAGCCGGAATAGTGATGGGGGTGAAGGACAACATCAGTCACAAAGACCACGGAGTTACCGCTGCATCCAAAATACTGGAAGGCTTTACCGCTGTGTACAGCGCCACGGTGATTGAGCGCCTCGAAGCAGAGGACGCCATCATCATCGGCCGCCTCAACTGCGACGAGTTTGCGATGGGTAGCTCCAACGAGAAATCCGTATACGGGCCAACGCTTAACCCTGTGGACAAGCAGCGCGTGCCGGGAGGCTCTTCCGGTGCTTCGGCTGCAGCCGTAGCCGCCGATCTTTGCCTTGCCTCACTGGGCTCAGATACCGGAGGCTCTATTCGCCAGCCGGCGGCCTATTGCGGCGTGGTTGGTTTGAAACCTACCTACGGTCGAATCAGTCGGCATGGATTACTGGCCTACGCTTCGTCATTTGACCAGATCGGGCCGCTTACCCACAGCGTGGAAGATGCCGCTCTTTTGCTGGAAATCATGGCCGGTAAAGATGAATACGACAGCACAGCTTCTCCCGAACCCGTTGCGAGCTACAGCCAAAACCTCAACTACAATGGCAAGGCGCGCATCGGCTACCTGAAAGAATGCGTTGATAGCGAAGGACTTGATCCCGAAATCCGCGAGGCATTTAATCAACTCAAAAGCAAACTGGAAGCAGCCGGACACACAGTAGAGCCGGTGAGTTTTCCCTACCTCGATTACCTCATCCCCGCCTACTACGTGCTCACCACCGCCGAGGCATCATCGAACCTTGCGCGCTACGACGGCATTCACTACGGTTACCGAAGTCCTGAGGCTGCCGGTATAGATGGCACCTACTTTAAATCCCGCTCGGAGGGGTTTGGTGAAGAAGTAAAGCGCCGCATTATGCTGGGCACCTTCGTACTCAGTTCCGGTTACTACGACGCCTATTATGCCAAAGGTCAAAAAGTGCGCAGGGTGATACGCGAAGCCACCAACAAACTGCTGAGCGACCACGATTTTCTGCTGCTGCCCACCACGCCCACACCTGCCTTCCGTTTTGGCGAAAACAACGACAATCCGGTTTCGATGTACCTGCAAGACATCTTTACCGTGCAGGCCAACCTTGCGGGCGTTCCGGCCATTTCTTTACCTCTTGCCCAAACCGGCAACGGACTGCCCATCGGCTTTCAGTTGATGGCGCCGCATTTCAAAGAGGAAAACATGCTGGCTTTTGCCGCTCATATGAGCGAGATCTGCAAAGGATAA
- a CDS encoding cysteine--tRNA ligase encodes MENKLLIFNTLTRQKEVFEPLNPPHVGMYVCGPTVYSDVHLGNVRSFLAFDVVFRYLKFLDYKVRYVRNITDVGHLADDSDDGEDKIAKKARLEKLEPMEIVQKYTVGFHDVMRVFNILPPSIEPTATGHIVEQIEMVKRIVERGWAYEVDGSVYFDVRKFAAEYPYGQLSGRNIDELQANTRTLDGQDQKRDPLDFAIWKKAERGHIMHWPSPWGQGFPGWHLECSAMSTKYLGEEFDIHGGGMDLKFPHHECEIAQNIGASGKGGPKYWMHGNMLTVNGRKMAKSEGNGFTPEELITGNHPLLEQGFSPMTVRFFMLQSHYGSTLDFSNEALRAAEKGYARLMEAWRSLGDLPVSGESGIDVDALRSSCIAAMNDDFNTPILIARLFEGVKTINQIKAGQEKATAADVEALRQLFSDFVFDVLGFREEESASQDNDLTAGLMELILELRKNAKQNKDYAMADHIRDALGHLNIQVKDTRDGASWSVEG; translated from the coding sequence ATGGAAAACAAGTTGCTGATATTTAACACCCTCACCCGCCAAAAAGAGGTTTTTGAACCCCTCAACCCTCCCCATGTAGGTATGTATGTGTGCGGCCCAACGGTGTACAGCGATGTGCATCTGGGCAATGTGCGCTCTTTTCTCGCCTTTGATGTGGTGTTTCGCTACCTGAAATTTCTGGATTACAAAGTGCGGTATGTGCGCAACATCACCGACGTGGGTCACCTGGCCGATGACTCTGACGACGGCGAAGACAAAATCGCCAAAAAGGCCCGTCTTGAAAAACTCGAGCCCATGGAAATCGTGCAGAAATACACCGTGGGTTTTCACGATGTGATGCGCGTGTTCAACATTTTGCCGCCTTCCATTGAGCCCACAGCTACCGGCCATATCGTAGAGCAGATTGAAATGGTGAAGCGCATTGTGGAACGCGGCTGGGCGTATGAGGTAGATGGCTCGGTATATTTTGATGTGCGCAAATTCGCCGCGGAGTACCCTTATGGGCAGCTTTCCGGTCGAAACATTGATGAATTGCAGGCCAATACCCGCACCCTGGACGGGCAGGACCAAAAACGCGATCCGCTTGATTTTGCCATCTGGAAAAAAGCCGAGCGCGGCCACATTATGCACTGGCCATCTCCCTGGGGGCAGGGCTTTCCAGGCTGGCACCTCGAGTGCTCGGCCATGAGTACCAAGTACCTCGGTGAGGAATTCGACATTCACGGCGGTGGAATGGATTTGAAATTTCCGCACCACGAATGTGAAATTGCCCAGAATATCGGAGCCAGCGGAAAAGGCGGTCCCAAGTATTGGATGCACGGAAACATGCTCACTGTGAACGGACGAAAGATGGCCAAAAGCGAGGGCAACGGTTTCACCCCCGAGGAGCTCATCACCGGCAATCACCCTCTGTTGGAGCAAGGTTTCAGCCCGATGACCGTGCGCTTCTTTATGCTACAGAGCCACTACGGCAGCACACTCGATTTTTCGAACGAGGCCCTTCGCGCTGCCGAAAAAGGTTATGCCCGCCTGATGGAGGCATGGCGCTCGCTGGGTGATTTGCCTGTTTCCGGCGAGTCGGGTATTGATGTGGATGCCCTGCGCTCTTCGTGCATCGCGGCCATGAACGACGATTTCAACACCCCGATTCTGATTGCACGCTTGTTTGAAGGTGTGAAGACCATCAACCAGATTAAAGCCGGGCAGGAGAAAGCCACTGCTGCGGACGTTGAAGCGCTTCGACAACTCTTCTCGGATTTTGTGTTTGATGTGCTTGGCTTCCGCGAGGAAGAAAGCGCCTCGCAGGACAATGACCTCACAGCCGGGCTGATGGAGTTGATCCTGGAGCTCCGCAAAAACGCCAAGCAAAACAAAGATTACGCGATGGCCGATCACATTCGCGATGCGCTAGGCCATCTCAATATCCAGGTAAAAGATACCCGAGATGGGGCTTCGTGGAGTGTGGAGGGGTAG
- a CDS encoding nucleoid-associated protein → MDIAFRFDQARITVQALHYVGAKADEEAMIVSPTLLEADDHTESLLMKYFLSAFKSQELFHLGFNTVPEDNPVLGAVSRIFSRPDTLLEESVKLAEHLYGCSEHPNIKSGDFFVVHFEDCILEGEITDAIGLFKAEQISHFLKVMRANHSMDVRSETGIDVNKLDKGCIIFNIDAENGYVAAQVDRTNPGNEAAYWSKEFLRLKNRNDAYHHTSKAMELCKEFISVEMPDRFHVTPADQADLLNRTAQFFREHDTFGVQEFASEVMEDPQVIDEFTRYKSEFENEKQVSVDDGFDISAPAFKKQARIFKSVIKLDKNFHIYVHGNREMIERGVDPDGRKYYKVYFDEER, encoded by the coding sequence ATGGACATTGCTTTTCGCTTCGATCAAGCCCGAATTACTGTACAGGCTCTGCACTACGTAGGTGCAAAAGCCGATGAGGAAGCCATGATTGTATCGCCCACGCTGCTTGAGGCCGACGACCACACCGAATCGCTGCTGATGAAGTACTTTTTATCGGCATTCAAATCGCAGGAATTGTTTCACCTCGGGTTCAATACTGTGCCCGAAGACAACCCGGTGCTTGGTGCTGTATCACGTATTTTCAGTCGGCCGGATACCCTGCTCGAAGAGTCAGTAAAACTGGCCGAGCACCTCTACGGTTGCAGCGAGCATCCCAACATCAAATCGGGCGATTTTTTTGTGGTGCACTTTGAGGATTGCATTCTGGAGGGTGAAATCACCGATGCCATCGGGCTGTTCAAGGCCGAGCAGATCAGCCATTTTTTGAAGGTGATGCGCGCCAATCATTCGATGGACGTGCGAAGCGAGACCGGTATTGATGTGAACAAACTCGACAAAGGCTGCATCATTTTTAACATCGATGCGGAAAACGGGTATGTAGCGGCACAGGTAGACCGCACCAACCCCGGCAATGAAGCGGCGTATTGGTCCAAAGAGTTTTTGCGTTTGAAGAACCGCAACGATGCCTATCACCACACGAGCAAAGCCATGGAGCTGTGCAAGGAATTTATCAGCGTTGAAATGCCCGACCGCTTTCACGTCACTCCTGCCGACCAGGCAGATTTACTGAACCGCACTGCTCAGTTTTTCCGCGAGCACGACACTTTTGGGGTGCAGGAATTCGCCTCGGAAGTAATGGAAGACCCGCAGGTGATAGACGAGTTTACCCGCTACAAATCGGAGTTTGAAAACGAAAAGCAGGTGTCGGTGGATGATGGTTTCGACATCTCAGCACCAGCCTTCAAAAAGCAGGCGCGGATTTTTAAAAGCGTGATTAAGCTCGACAAGAATTTCCACATCTACGTGCACGGCAACCGCGAAATGATTGAACGCGGCGTGGACCCCGACGGACGCAAGTATTACAAAGTGTATTTCGACGAGGAGCGGTAG